The following nucleotide sequence is from Cyclobacteriaceae bacterium.
ATACGCATTGAGTTGATCATACTCCTTAGTGAGTTCAGCCAACTTTCTTCCAGTAGTTCTTTTTACATCACCTAATGAGGTGGTATCAGCCTTAAGCTTTGCTGTTTCCTCTGACAAGGCTTTCACCTGCGCATTAACTTTTGCAAGTTCATCTTCCCGTTGAGCCAATTCTCCCTCTGCTTTTACCTTTTGGGCCAGTATGTCATCGTATTTCTTTTTAGTAACAATACAGGACTGGAGACCTAATACAAAAATCAGGATCGATAGTTTAAAAAATAGTTTCATAAAACAATTGTTAAATCTGAAATCTCCCACGAAAGTATGGGTTTGAAATCGACCTTCCAAAAGAAAAAGTTCATGACGAAAAACTCATTAGCTTTGTTTTGAAGGTAACAAATCATCTCCTATCAAAAATTCATACTATGGAAGGCATGTTAAAAGCAGGTTCATTCAAGGGAAAAACAATTTTAGTTACTGGTGGCGGCACAGGTCTGGGTAGATCTATGTCAAAGTATCTGCTGGAGCTTGGAGCAAATGTTGTTATCAGCAGTAGAAAAAAAGATGTGATTGATGCAGCCGCTGAGGGGCTTATGAAAGAAACCGGTGGCAAAGTGCTTGCCGTACCGTGCGATATCAGAAAATATGAGGAGATAGAAAAACTCATGGTTGCCATTGAAAATGAGTTTGGTCAATTGCATGGTGTATTGAATAATGCAGCGGGAAATTTCATCAGTCCTACCGAAAGGCTATCCCATAGGGCATTTGATATTATTGTTGATATAGTTTTAAAAGGAACCTATTACATGACATTGGCGGCAGGTAAGAACTGGATTACCAAGAAGCAGCCCGGCGTATTTTTGAATATTGTGACAACCTATGCCTGGACAGGCTCTGGTTATGTGGTTCCATCTGCGTGTGGAAAAGCGGGAGTGCTTGCCTTGACTCGTTCACTTGCGGTAGAGTGGGCTAAGTATAACATCAGAAGTAATGCTATCGCTCCGGGACCTTTCCCAACAGAAGGCGCATGGAGTCGGTTGCTCCCAGGGGATCTGGCTAAACAATTTGATCCTGCCAAGAGGATCCCGTTGAAACGTGTTGGAGAGCATCAGGAGCTGGCAAATCTGGCCGCATATCTCTTGTCGGATTATTCAGCTTATATGACAGGTGAAGTTGTAACTATTGATGGAGGTGAATGGCTAAAGAATGGTGGAGAGTTCAGCCATCTTGAACAGATATCAGAAGATATGTGGGACGTGTTTGAAAAGACCAGGAAATAAATCAAAAGCGATATGCCAGACTTGCCGTAGCATAATTAAAAGTTGCGACGTTTGGCGTTTCTCTACCCAGGTGAGTAATCGAAAATCCAGAAGATATCCTTCCCCCTGAATACTGCACCCCAATCTTTCCGGCAAAAAGCCAGGGTGTTATAGATGTTGTAAACTGGCTTGGATTATCAAACAGACTTCCCTGAATAAAAATATTGGAGAATACGTAATTGGCTTCCAATGAAGTGAATAAGAAAAACTCACTTTTACGACTTGAATAATTCTTCCTGGAGATATTGGCATTCATGTAAGAAGATTCCCGCAATGCATTGAATTTAAAAAGACGAAGAGTTATTTCTTCTGTGATTTTATTGGAACCAGTACCGACC
It contains:
- a CDS encoding SDR family oxidoreductase; translated protein: MEGMLKAGSFKGKTILVTGGGTGLGRSMSKYLLELGANVVISSRKKDVIDAAAEGLMKETGGKVLAVPCDIRKYEEIEKLMVAIENEFGQLHGVLNNAAGNFISPTERLSHRAFDIIVDIVLKGTYYMTLAAGKNWITKKQPGVFLNIVTTYAWTGSGYVVPSACGKAGVLALTRSLAVEWAKYNIRSNAIAPGPFPTEGAWSRLLPGDLAKQFDPAKRIPLKRVGEHQELANLAAYLLSDYSAYMTGEVVTIDGGEWLKNGGEFSHLEQISEDMWDVFEKTRK